The following DNA comes from Halalkaliarchaeum sp. AArc-CO.
TAGCGATCGGCCGCGGTCGAACGCACTCTCGACCCCGACGCGCCGCTTATAAGTTCCGACGGCACCCAGTCCCGGACATGATCGGATTCATCGGCGGTAGCGGCATCTACGAGGCACTTCCCCTCGAGAACGTCCAAAAAAAGGAGTATGCGACCCCGTACGGGGAGCCGAGCGCGCCGGTCACGATCGGCGAGTTCGGCGACACCGGTCGCGAGGTGGCGTTTCTGCCCCGCCACGGCCCGAACCACGGCAAGTCGCCGACCGACCTGCCGTATCGTGCGAACATGTACGCCCTGAAGCTCGCGGGGGTCACACACGTCTTCGCGTCGAACGCGGTCGGCAGCCTCAGGGAGGAGCTCCCGCCGGGGACGCTCGTGATCCCGGACAACATCTACGACCGGACGAAACACCGGGAGCTGTCCTTTTACGGCGACGGGATCGTGGTCCACCAGCCGTTCGCGGAGCCGTACAGCCCGGAGCTGGTCGATCACCTCACCGAGTCGGCCCGGACGGCCGTGTCGGATCGCGGGATGGACGCCGACGTGGTGAAGGGGGGGACGTACGTCTGCATCGAGGGACCGCAGTTCTCCACGAAGGCGGAAAGCGAGTTCTACCGGTCGCAGGGGTGGGACCTGGTCGGGATGACCACGATCCCGGAAGCGAAACTGGCCCGCGAGGCCGAGATCGCTTACGCGACGATCTGTGGCGTCACCGACTACGACGTCTGGAAGGAGGACAGCCAGGTGACCCTGGAGGAAGTGCTCGAGAACGCCGAACGGAACCAGCGCGCAATAAAAGCGACCGTCGAGGAGGCGATTCGGACCCTGCCCGAAGGCCACACCTGCGAGGCGCATTCGGCGCTCGAGGGCACCGTGAACACGCCGACAGAGTCGATTCCCGAGGAAGTCCGCGATCGGGTGGAACCGCTCGTGGGTGAATACCTGTAACAGCGTACCGGAGGCGATCGGGGCGTTACTCCTCGTTTTCGTCTTTGATTTCCGCCAGTCGGTCGACGAGGTCGTCAGTCGACGCGTCCGACTCGAACTTGACTTCCCCCTCGTGGTCGTTTTCGTGGACGTTGACGCCCTTGCTCTCGTCCGCGTCGACTTCCTGATCCTGTTGTTCGGACTCGTCGTAGCTTCCAAAACCCATACACGTCCCTAACCCCGTCTCGGATTAAAACAACCGATCCGGGCCCGCAGTCGGGCCGATCGGACGGCACGTTTCGAGGGCCACTCCGACAGTCGAGGCGACCGTACCGACTACTCTGCGTCGGTGTTGGCGTCGCCGTCGACCTGGGTCTCGCCGTCGGGGTTTTCGACCTCGACGTCGAAGCTGTCCGAGAGCGTCACCGTATCGTCCTCGTTCTGGTTGCCGTCGGCGTCGACGGTCAACTCGAGTTCCACCGTCGTCGTCTTCGAGTCCCCCGCCTCGAGCGAACTGTCGCTGAAGTCGTCCTCGGTGATGTCGGTGCCGACGCCGGTGATGTCGTGTTGGATGAATGTGATTTCAAAAGTCCCCTCTTTTTCAGAAAATTCACTAGTACCCCCTTTGACTTCGTCAACAGAGTCACTACTGTCGTCTTCTGTTCCTTCAAGGGTTACATCGTATACTAGGTCTGTCTGTTCGCCCACACTCGCCTCGAGCGTTACCGAGACCACGTCGACGCCGTCGGCGAAGTTTTCCCAATCGATCTCGATCTGCGGTGCGACGTACACCGCCGACACTTCGCCGTCGTTGTTCTCGACGGTCGGCGTGTCGGCGGCGGTGAACTCCGAGGCGTCGGCGTCGACGGCGGCCGTCGAGCCGGCGAGATGATTCGCGATCCCGGCCGCCAGCAGGGTGGTGCCGGCGGTGGTCCCCAGTCCCCGGAGGAGTCCTCTTCGTGTGCGGTTCGCCTGTCCGTGTGAATCGACTTGCTCGTCAGTCATCGTTGTGTAGCGATCGGTCGCTACCCCACTGGCTCGATCCCTCTCGGGACGCTCCGACGCTCCGTCTCCGTGAGTCATCGCCGAACGCGACGCATCGTGCCGCGTGTCATCCCCCGACGGCGATTCCCTGCCTGTTGTCTTTCCTTCCTTCCTTGTATTCTCGAGATTCCGTAGAGTATTTAGTAGTTTTTATTGTGTAAAAAATACCTCAGTTGAAACGTTCGCGGAGAGTCAGCTGTCGTCGACGTGATCGGTTCAGGCCCGGCTGGGCCTGGTCGTCGATGCCTCGTTCCTCCCCAGCCGCAGCCGTGTCGCCGTCGCGAGCGGTGAAACCGCGAGCCGGACGACACGGCTGCCCTCCGCGCGTTTCTCGCGCGCGCGCCGAATTTAAAGGGGATCCGCGATGCTGTCCGGTGGTACTTACACTTATCCGACCGTCGGGTTCGCTACCCGTTCGAACCCCAGACCGGGTTCGAAACCGTACGGTCGCCGATCGTGACCTTGATGATCTGGCCTCCGCCGTCACGGAGGGAAACCTTCTGATTTTCGGGTATCTCGATCTCTTTCTCGGTGGAAGTCGGTTCACCCTGGCCCTTTTTGTACGTCACCGTCACGGTGTAGTTTCCGGGATCTCCAGAGACGAACACGTTTCCGGTCCCTTTGAACTCCACGGTGAGATCCCCTTCGTCGCCGTCGACAGTGCTCACGTTCTCCAGTGTCACGGTCTCCGTTCCGGTAGTCGGCCCGCAATCGACCTCGACTGTCCGAGTGATCTCGAAGCTCGCGCCGCCCGCCCCGCCTTCGATGTCGAGTTCGACCACGCCAGTTCTTTCGACCGCTGTACACTCGGCTGTTGCGGCCGTCCCTTCGCCGACACCGATCGCCGTCGATTCGAGTTCTACTGTGTCGGCGTCGATCACGTCGTTCCCGTCGGCCACCGTGACGTCCAATTCGTCCATCCCGCTCGCGAACTGGTTCGTGATCGTCAACAGGTGGAT
Coding sequences within:
- the mtnP gene encoding S-methyl-5'-thioadenosine phosphorylase, which encodes MIGFIGGSGIYEALPLENVQKKEYATPYGEPSAPVTIGEFGDTGREVAFLPRHGPNHGKSPTDLPYRANMYALKLAGVTHVFASNAVGSLREELPPGTLVIPDNIYDRTKHRELSFYGDGIVVHQPFAEPYSPELVDHLTESARTAVSDRGMDADVVKGGTYVCIEGPQFSTKAESEFYRSQGWDLVGMTTIPEAKLAREAEIAYATICGVTDYDVWKEDSQVTLEEVLENAERNQRAIKATVEEAIRTLPEGHTCEAHSALEGTVNTPTESIPEEVRDRVEPLVGEYL
- a CDS encoding DUF5786 family protein, with product MGFGSYDESEQQDQEVDADESKGVNVHENDHEGEVKFESDASTDDLVDRLAEIKDENEE